Proteins encoded by one window of Cloeon dipterum chromosome 2, ieCloDipt1.1, whole genome shotgun sequence:
- the LOC135936288 gene encoding F-box only protein 44-like isoform X2, protein MFSFKRKKVKTLPVEVLEYIFCQLEDTNSLLHCRRVCKIWNETIDRLAVRRKIIIPYFLHYDKIKHVDQQLQKKLKKSVDKNLLKNPYFRPERTGFSILRPSNNFQLVDSREQKCVIPHWSDAGYFRLETPSSGTTSDIPKHILYRCGLTSMSDLTVVASWGQGCIQSQSIYLAHNRISDEMMDQIQPTIVCEIWIGNRFDFESCVVLFLTLLNRPFHNIAKKFVRIDTPFCGSGVWRKVVISIKNYGPGVRLIKFSRSGRETADQYREGSEEFSGPKFALNRIFIRLPKY, encoded by the exons ATGTTCAGTTTTAAGAG gaaaaaagtaaaaactcTCCCCGTGGAGGTCttggaatatattttctgcCAATTGGAAGACACGAACTCGTTACTTCACTGCCGCAGAGTGTGCAAAATATGGAACGAAACAATTGATCGACTAGCcgtaagaagaaaaattataattcctTACTTCCTGCATTACGACAAAATCAAGCACGTGGACCAACAGctgcaaaagaaattgaaaaagtcggtcgataaaaatttgctgaaaaatccTTATTTCCGTCCTGAAAGAACCGGGTTCAGTATTTTGAGACCTTCAAATAACTTTCAACTGGTCGACAGCAGAgagcaaaaat GTGTCATTCCTCATTGGAGTGATGCAGGATACTTTAGATTAGAAACACCATCCAGTGGCACTACCTCTGATATTCCGAAGCACATTCTCTATCGCTGTGGACTCACTTCAATGAGTGATCTGACAGTGGTTGCGTCTTGGGGACAAGGTTGTATCCAATCACAGAGCATATATTTGGCCCACAACAGAATCAGTGATGAGATGATGGACCAAATTCAGCCAACGATCGTCTGTGAAATATG gATAGGCAAccgatttgattttgaaagttgcgtggtgttatttttaactttgctcAACAGACCCTTCCATAATATAGCGAAAAAGTTTGTGCGGATTGATACTCCTTTCTGTGGCAGCGGTGTTTGGAGAAag GTCGTGATCTCAATCAAAAATTACGGTCCTGGAGTCCGGTTGATAAAGTTTTCTCGATCTGGGAGAGAAACTGCAGATCAATACAGAGAGGGCAGTGAGGAGTTCTCAGGCCCTAAATTTGCATTGAATCGGATTTTTATTCGACTTCCTAAATATTGA
- the LOC135936288 gene encoding F-box only protein 44-like isoform X1, with the protein MFSFKRAFQQFYADDYQQTRNFICRKKVKTLPVEVLEYIFCQLEDTNSLLHCRRVCKIWNETIDRLAVRRKIIIPYFLHYDKIKHVDQQLQKKLKKSVDKNLLKNPYFRPERTGFSILRPSNNFQLVDSREQKCVIPHWSDAGYFRLETPSSGTTSDIPKHILYRCGLTSMSDLTVVASWGQGCIQSQSIYLAHNRISDEMMDQIQPTIVCEIWIGNRFDFESCVVLFLTLLNRPFHNIAKKFVRIDTPFCGSGVWRKVVISIKNYGPGVRLIKFSRSGRETADQYREGSEEFSGPKFALNRIFIRLPKY; encoded by the exons ATGTTCAGTTTTAAGAG ggcctttcaacaattttatgcTGACGACTATCaacaaacaagaaattttatttgcaggaaaaaagtaaaaactcTCCCCGTGGAGGTCttggaatatattttctgcCAATTGGAAGACACGAACTCGTTACTTCACTGCCGCAGAGTGTGCAAAATATGGAACGAAACAATTGATCGACTAGCcgtaagaagaaaaattataattcctTACTTCCTGCATTACGACAAAATCAAGCACGTGGACCAACAGctgcaaaagaaattgaaaaagtcggtcgataaaaatttgctgaaaaatccTTATTTCCGTCCTGAAAGAACCGGGTTCAGTATTTTGAGACCTTCAAATAACTTTCAACTGGTCGACAGCAGAgagcaaaaat GTGTCATTCCTCATTGGAGTGATGCAGGATACTTTAGATTAGAAACACCATCCAGTGGCACTACCTCTGATATTCCGAAGCACATTCTCTATCGCTGTGGACTCACTTCAATGAGTGATCTGACAGTGGTTGCGTCTTGGGGACAAGGTTGTATCCAATCACAGAGCATATATTTGGCCCACAACAGAATCAGTGATGAGATGATGGACCAAATTCAGCCAACGATCGTCTGTGAAATATG gATAGGCAAccgatttgattttgaaagttgcgtggtgttatttttaactttgctcAACAGACCCTTCCATAATATAGCGAAAAAGTTTGTGCGGATTGATACTCCTTTCTGTGGCAGCGGTGTTTGGAGAAag GTCGTGATCTCAATCAAAAATTACGGTCCTGGAGTCCGGTTGATAAAGTTTTCTCGATCTGGGAGAGAAACTGCAGATCAATACAGAGAGGGCAGTGAGGAGTTCTCAGGCCCTAAATTTGCATTGAATCGGATTTTTATTCGACTTCCTAAATATTGA
- the LOC135936288 gene encoding F-box only protein 44-like isoform X3, with amino-acid sequence MFSFKRAFQQFYADDYQQTRNFICRKKVKTLPVEVLEYIFCQLEDTNSLLHCRRVCKIWNETIDRLALQKKLKKSVDKNLLKNPYFRPERTGFSILRPSNNFQLVDSREQKCVIPHWSDAGYFRLETPSSGTTSDIPKHILYRCGLTSMSDLTVVASWGQGCIQSQSIYLAHNRISDEMMDQIQPTIVCEIWIGNRFDFESCVVLFLTLLNRPFHNIAKKFVRIDTPFCGSGVWRKVVISIKNYGPGVRLIKFSRSGRETADQYREGSEEFSGPKFALNRIFIRLPKY; translated from the exons ATGTTCAGTTTTAAGAG ggcctttcaacaattttatgcTGACGACTATCaacaaacaagaaattttatttgcaggaaaaaagtaaaaactcTCCCCGTGGAGGTCttggaatatattttctgcCAATTGGAAGACACGAACTCGTTACTTCACTGCCGCAGAGTGTGCAAAATATGGAACGAAACAATTGATCGACTAGCc ctgcaaaagaaattgaaaaagtcggtcgataaaaatttgctgaaaaatccTTATTTCCGTCCTGAAAGAACCGGGTTCAGTATTTTGAGACCTTCAAATAACTTTCAACTGGTCGACAGCAGAgagcaaaaat GTGTCATTCCTCATTGGAGTGATGCAGGATACTTTAGATTAGAAACACCATCCAGTGGCACTACCTCTGATATTCCGAAGCACATTCTCTATCGCTGTGGACTCACTTCAATGAGTGATCTGACAGTGGTTGCGTCTTGGGGACAAGGTTGTATCCAATCACAGAGCATATATTTGGCCCACAACAGAATCAGTGATGAGATGATGGACCAAATTCAGCCAACGATCGTCTGTGAAATATG gATAGGCAAccgatttgattttgaaagttgcgtggtgttatttttaactttgctcAACAGACCCTTCCATAATATAGCGAAAAAGTTTGTGCGGATTGATACTCCTTTCTGTGGCAGCGGTGTTTGGAGAAag GTCGTGATCTCAATCAAAAATTACGGTCCTGGAGTCCGGTTGATAAAGTTTTCTCGATCTGGGAGAGAAACTGCAGATCAATACAGAGAGGGCAGTGAGGAGTTCTCAGGCCCTAAATTTGCATTGAATCGGATTTTTATTCGACTTCCTAAATATTGA
- the LOC135936290 gene encoding F-box only protein 6-like — translation MARPSYNLPLEVLEKIFSYVDSKCLILKCRLVCKQWQELVDDDVLIRRALKTAKEREMFQDVDLGIREFYEIENYFGKNLIQNANFDLQPMNIASAFVSSLSPTFVRNRGIPHWKTRGPYQREKPPIGTEGESIPIHILKKNGIADIKNMPAIVTSYSGTQQYQDIVLSDLRISDTVMDEIQPVIVAEEWIGTRFDCGNSYILELQLFRKNCDRPVHTKSLHINTRCLGNGVWRKVCITMGHYGKGVRKIRFIRKGQDNQFWAGFYGTKFAFCRVHLQLPKANYK, via the exons ATGGCCAG gCCATCGTACAATCTACCACTGGAGGTGTTGGAGAAGATATTTTCTTACGTTGACTCGAAATGCCTGATCCTCAAGTGCCGGCTCGTCTGCAAGCAGTGGCAGGAGCTGGTAGACGACGATGTTTTGATTCGGAGGGCGTTGAAAACAGCAAAGGAACGGGAGATGTTCCAGGATGTTGACTTGGGAATCAGAGAATTCTATGAGATTGAAAACTACTTTGGCAAAAACCTCATTCAAAACGCCAACTTTGACCTACAACCAATGAATATTGCCTCAGCATTTGTGAGCTCTTTGAGCCCAACTTTTGTTAGAAATA GAGGTATTCCTCATTGGAAAACACGAGGCCCATACCAGAGAGAAAAGCCGCCAATAGGAACTGAGGGTGAATCGATACCAAttcacattttaaagaaaaatggaattgcaGACATTAAGAACATGCCGGCTATAGTAACTTCGTATTCAGGCACTCAACAGTATCAAGACATTGTATTGTCTGACCTAAGGATTAGCGATACAGTGATGGATGAAATTCAGCCGGTCATTGTAGCTGAAGAATG GATAGGAACGCGATTCGACTGTGGCAATTCATACATTTTAGAGCTGCAgctttttaggaaaaattgtgATAGGCCTGTGCATACAAAGTCGCTCCACATCAACACACGCTGCCTTGGAAATGGAGTCTGGAGaaaa GTTTGTATTACCATGGGCCATTATGGAAAGGGAGTAAGGAAGATTCGATTCATTCGAAAGGGCCAGGACAATCAATTTTGGGCTGGATTCTATGGCACTAAGTTTGCTTTTTGTCGAGTGCATCTGCAACTTCCCAAAGCTAATTATAAATAG